The following are encoded in a window of Desulfosporosinus sp. Sb-LF genomic DNA:
- the cybH gene encoding Ni/Fe-hydrogenase, b-type cytochrome subunit yields MNSLRSPIYVWQLPVRLFHWINALAITILFITGLYIAHPVLAPQGEATLHFVMGRVRFWHGITSFVFSANLMFRAYWFWAGNDYARFGFWRPGFLRDALKTVRYYCFISKEHSLNAGHNSIAQLMYFIFVWLGGCMMILTGLTMRGGGDPQGIWQSLLGWIVPGLGGEYQVRSLHRLISWGFSIFVLGHLYMVFRQDILDDDGTVSSMLNGYKFELVNSEGIKKDDALNNKKSHVK; encoded by the coding sequence ATGAATTCATTGAGAAGTCCTATTTATGTTTGGCAGCTTCCAGTGCGGCTATTTCACTGGATAAATGCTTTGGCAATCACGATTCTCTTTATAACAGGGCTCTATATTGCCCACCCTGTTTTAGCGCCGCAGGGTGAGGCTACCCTGCATTTTGTGATGGGAAGGGTACGATTTTGGCATGGCATTACATCCTTTGTTTTTAGTGCGAATTTGATGTTCCGAGCTTATTGGTTTTGGGCAGGAAACGATTACGCTAGATTTGGATTTTGGCGACCAGGTTTTTTGCGCGATGCGTTAAAAACAGTCCGATATTATTGCTTTATTAGTAAGGAACATTCACTTAATGCAGGGCATAATTCGATCGCTCAGTTAATGTACTTTATTTTCGTATGGCTCGGGGGATGTATGATGATTTTAACGGGTTTAACCATGCGAGGGGGTGGGGATCCTCAGGGAATTTGGCAAAGTTTATTGGGGTGGATTGTCCCAGGCTTGGGTGGAGAATATCAAGTTAGAAGTTTGCATCGTTTGATATCCTGGGGATTTTCCATCTTCGTCTTGGGGCATTTATACATGGTCTTTAGACAGGATATTTTAGATGATGATGGTACTGTGTCTTCCATGCTTAATGGCTATAAATTCGAATTGGTCAATTCTGAGGGAATTAAGAAGGATGATGCTTTGAATAATAAGAAGTCTCATGTCAAATAA